One window of the Mycobacterium xenopi genome contains the following:
- a CDS encoding WhiB family transcriptional regulator, with translation MSALRNRPEASHRPPRLQTNEQWQELALCAQVDAETFFPDKANAARAREAKKVCSACEVRVQCLEYALANHERYGIWGGLSERERRRLRHKGAPKSIDHQAFRSRAL, from the coding sequence GTGAGCGCTCTCCGAAACCGGCCAGAGGCCAGCCACCGGCCGCCACGCCTCCAAACCAACGAGCAATGGCAGGAGCTCGCCCTGTGCGCACAAGTCGACGCAGAAACGTTCTTCCCCGACAAAGCAAACGCGGCACGTGCACGGGAGGCGAAAAAAGTGTGCTCCGCGTGCGAAGTGAGGGTCCAATGCCTCGAATACGCGCTAGCCAACCACGAGCGGTACGGGATTTGGGGCGGCCTATCCGAGCGGGAACGTCGTCGATTGCGCCACAAGGGCGCACCGAAATCTATTGACCATCAAGCGTTTCGGAGCAGAGCGTTGTGA
- a CDS encoding PD-(D/E)XK nuclease-like domain-containing protein has protein sequence MVVEPSERLVGVRPAGERELLYVDACQLYSENSPIPLEDGVYAGIPTSDYQSDRDSLSASGARLLLSAPAKYAWQLDHPREPATHFDIGTLVHTLVLGCGDEIEVVDAEDWRSKHARECRDKARETGRVPILRADYDAAVDMRDAVKIHHRLAAELFDAGEPEMSMWVRDPATGVRLRARPDWMTQRDGRLWLVDLKTCQSADPREFGRTANHLGYHVQMAWYVTVARLLELDPNPVFLFVLVEKTPPHLVSVVELDADAYQLGYRRMREAIDVFRACRDWDEWPGYAADSEIVPVALPQWVFRHQGKESQ, from the coding sequence GTGGTGGTTGAGCCGTCTGAGCGGCTTGTGGGCGTGCGGCCGGCCGGGGAACGCGAACTGCTGTATGTGGACGCATGCCAACTGTATAGCGAAAACAGTCCGATCCCGCTTGAGGACGGGGTTTATGCGGGCATCCCCACCAGTGACTATCAGAGTGATCGTGACAGCCTGTCCGCGTCCGGGGCGCGGCTGCTGCTGTCCGCGCCCGCGAAATACGCGTGGCAGCTTGATCACCCACGCGAGCCGGCGACCCACTTTGACATCGGGACTCTTGTGCACACGCTGGTGCTCGGCTGCGGGGACGAGATAGAGGTTGTTGACGCCGAGGATTGGCGTAGCAAGCATGCTCGGGAATGCCGCGACAAGGCCCGGGAAACAGGTCGCGTCCCCATCCTGCGCGCCGACTATGACGCTGCGGTCGACATGCGTGACGCTGTCAAAATCCATCACCGGCTCGCAGCCGAGCTGTTCGATGCTGGCGAGCCGGAAATGTCGATGTGGGTGCGCGACCCGGCGACGGGTGTGCGGCTGCGCGCCCGACCGGATTGGATGACCCAACGCGACGGCAGGTTGTGGCTTGTGGACCTGAAAACCTGTCAATCCGCTGACCCGCGCGAATTCGGCCGCACCGCAAACCATCTCGGCTACCACGTGCAAATGGCGTGGTATGTCACGGTGGCGCGCCTGCTTGAGCTCGACCCGAACCCGGTGTTCCTGTTCGTGCTGGTCGAGAAAACACCACCGCATCTTGTGTCCGTTGTAGAGCTTGACGCTGACGCCTACCAGCTCGGCTACCGGCGCATGCGGGAGGCCATCGACGTATTCCGGGCCTGCCGGGACTGGGATGAATGGCCCGGTTACGCAGCTGACAGTGAAATCGTTCCGGTTGCGTTGCCGCAGTGGGTATTTCGTCATCAGGGAAAGGAGTCGCAGTGA
- a CDS encoding helix-turn-helix domain-containing protein, with translation MERIPVEPLVLQWARKSAGFHDISLAAKRLGTSEMTVSKWEDGSLQPTIKQLRKIAKTYKRPLAVLLLPEPPKEFDALRDFRRIAGSEDVDMVASTRR, from the coding sequence ATGGAACGCATACCAGTAGAACCTCTGGTTTTGCAGTGGGCGCGCAAGAGCGCCGGCTTTCATGATATCTCACTGGCGGCTAAACGCCTGGGCACCAGTGAAATGACGGTGAGCAAATGGGAAGACGGATCGCTCCAACCCACGATAAAGCAATTGCGCAAGATCGCAAAGACATACAAGCGCCCGTTGGCGGTTCTATTACTTCCTGAACCACCGAAGGAATTTGACGCCTTGCGCGACTTTCGTCGGATTGCAGGCTCAGAAGACGTCGACATGGTCGCCAGCACTCGAAGGTGA
- a CDS encoding DUF1870 family protein, giving the protein MDGGELQTVREYLGLTIESLARMLDVNPRTIRSWEAGRDRIPERIRVEVEQIEAMTAKAVDELVDVLNAARDPAVYVYRRDEDMHAARPDTAHLPARWWRHVVARACQEVPGVVITS; this is encoded by the coding sequence ATGGACGGCGGCGAACTGCAGACGGTCCGCGAATACCTGGGGCTGACGATCGAGTCTCTGGCGCGAATGCTCGATGTCAACCCCAGGACCATCCGGTCGTGGGAGGCCGGCCGCGACCGCATACCCGAACGCATCCGCGTCGAAGTCGAACAGATCGAGGCGATGACCGCAAAAGCGGTCGACGAGCTGGTCGACGTGCTCAACGCGGCGCGCGACCCCGCTGTATACGTGTACAGGCGCGACGAGGACATGCATGCTGCCCGGCCAGATACGGCACATTTGCCGGCGCGGTGGTGGCGCCACGTGGTCGCCCGTGCCTGCCAGGAAGTGCCCGGCGTGGTCATCACGTCGTGA
- a CDS encoding HNH endonuclease signature motif containing protein: MAKLRAAKLAANPVCEWPGCRRPAERVDHIVPLAEGGPRYAWTNLQALCRPHDIEKTTADALRGKTRAR; the protein is encoded by the coding sequence ATGGCCAAGCTGCGCGCAGCCAAACTCGCAGCCAACCCCGTATGTGAGTGGCCCGGCTGCAGACGACCAGCCGAACGGGTGGACCACATCGTGCCTCTCGCAGAAGGCGGGCCACGATACGCCTGGACCAACCTGCAAGCCCTCTGCAGGCCACACGACATCGAAAAGACCACAGCCGACGCATTGCGCGGCAAGACCAGGGCGAGGTGA
- a CDS encoding phage terminase small subunit P27 family, giving the protein MPLKVLKGRGNGKDSMGRPIPQVPNFERGAPDPPEWLDDEARNLWQRVAPALDRLDLLKPEDREVFVAYCVAWSRFVSAVQTYQAEGMTVTNKRSGRVALHPAVTAAQQASRDLLRFAQDFGLTPAAELNLGKKPAGDDSESDPFAGGQEAG; this is encoded by the coding sequence GTGCCGTTGAAGGTGTTAAAGGGTCGTGGGAACGGCAAGGACAGCATGGGCCGGCCGATTCCGCAGGTTCCGAACTTCGAGCGTGGGGCGCCGGACCCGCCCGAGTGGCTCGATGATGAGGCGAGAAATCTCTGGCAGCGGGTGGCCCCGGCGCTGGATCGACTCGACTTGTTGAAGCCGGAAGATCGCGAGGTGTTCGTCGCGTATTGCGTGGCGTGGTCGCGGTTCGTGTCGGCGGTTCAGACGTATCAGGCCGAGGGGATGACGGTCACGAATAAGCGCAGTGGCCGAGTGGCGCTTCATCCGGCTGTGACCGCCGCTCAGCAGGCGAGCCGCGATTTACTGCGGTTTGCGCAGGATTTCGGGTTGACGCCGGCGGCTGAGCTGAACCTTGGCAAGAAGCCTGCTGGCGATGACAGCGAGAGCGACCCGTTCGCGGGCGGCCAAGAAGCCGGTTAG
- a CDS encoding terminase large subunit, with translation MTARATRSRAAKKPVRRRGWADADLERLKLSPEVAWYLESRGYRPPTCPPLIKTPEPRNVRGAVFDPGRVDHVIASFRRLRHTKGRFAGQPFEPDCWQVAYYLAPVFGWVAKSRDSGEYARIITTAWVELPRKNGKTQTASGTALYLTGADNEPGAQVVCAATNKDQAKFAFDPMKQTVRGSPALTKHFDAFQSKIIHKASGSVFEPVANVGDAQHGRDLHGGIIDEVHLHKTNDLIEAIETGTGSRIQPLILFITTADAGRRHTPYDEKRTRIEKLARGVLKDPTTYGVVFAAEPGDDPFAESTWKKANPGYGISPTKRFMQTAANKAKDSPAELASFLRLHLGIRTKQQTRFLDLGAWDNNASIVDMSRLKGRRCFGGLDLGSTSDLTALAWVFPDEAGCFDVLLRCWAPEDSIENLDSRTAGAASVWVKQGWLATTPGNVTDYDFIEEQINRDRDEFLVQEIAYDRWNAQQLVNDLMADGAPMITMGQGFASMSAPTKDLQRLILTGTPENPVIRHGGNPLLRWMVDNFAVAMDPAGNVKPDKVNAGDKIDGVVALIMALSRAIANQPQETEVWGMLM, from the coding sequence ATGACAGCGAGAGCGACCCGTTCGCGGGCGGCCAAGAAGCCGGTTAGGCGCCGCGGCTGGGCCGATGCCGATCTCGAAAGGCTGAAGCTGAGCCCCGAGGTCGCCTGGTATCTGGAGTCACGCGGATACAGGCCGCCGACGTGCCCGCCTCTGATCAAAACACCGGAGCCGCGCAATGTGCGGGGCGCGGTATTCGATCCGGGTCGGGTGGATCATGTGATCGCGTCGTTTCGGCGGCTGCGCCACACCAAGGGCCGTTTTGCTGGGCAGCCGTTTGAGCCGGATTGCTGGCAGGTCGCCTATTATCTGGCGCCGGTTTTCGGCTGGGTGGCCAAGTCGAGGGACTCTGGCGAGTATGCGCGGATCATCACAACCGCCTGGGTTGAGCTGCCGCGGAAAAACGGCAAGACGCAGACCGCCAGCGGCACCGCGCTTTATCTGACCGGTGCCGACAATGAGCCGGGCGCCCAGGTGGTGTGCGCGGCGACAAACAAGGATCAGGCGAAGTTCGCGTTCGATCCGATGAAGCAGACGGTACGCGGATCACCTGCTTTGACGAAACACTTCGACGCGTTTCAGTCGAAGATCATCCACAAGGCATCGGGCAGTGTTTTCGAGCCGGTGGCTAACGTCGGCGATGCCCAGCACGGCCGCGACCTGCACGGCGGCATCATCGACGAGGTGCACCTGCACAAGACGAATGATCTGATTGAGGCGATCGAGACCGGCACCGGCAGCCGGATTCAGCCGTTGATCCTGTTCATCACCACCGCAGACGCGGGCCGCCGGCACACACCGTACGACGAGAAGCGAACCCGCATCGAGAAGCTGGCCCGCGGTGTGCTCAAAGATCCCACCACCTACGGTGTGGTGTTCGCTGCCGAGCCGGGTGATGACCCATTCGCAGAATCGACGTGGAAGAAAGCCAACCCCGGCTATGGGATCAGCCCGACGAAGCGGTTCATGCAGACCGCGGCGAACAAGGCGAAGGACTCTCCGGCTGAGCTGGCTTCGTTTCTTCGGCTGCACCTGGGGATCCGCACCAAGCAGCAAACCAGGTTCCTGGACCTGGGCGCGTGGGATAACAACGCGAGCATCGTCGATATGTCGCGGCTGAAAGGCCGCAGATGTTTCGGCGGCCTCGACCTCGGCTCCACGAGCGATTTGACGGCGCTGGCGTGGGTGTTCCCCGATGAAGCGGGTTGCTTCGATGTGTTGCTGCGCTGCTGGGCGCCGGAGGATTCGATTGAAAATCTGGACAGCCGCACCGCGGGCGCGGCGTCGGTGTGGGTGAAGCAGGGCTGGCTGGCCACCACGCCAGGCAATGTCACCGATTACGACTTCATCGAAGAGCAAATCAACCGCGACCGTGACGAGTTCCTGGTCCAAGAGATCGCCTATGACCGGTGGAACGCACAGCAACTCGTCAACGACCTGATGGCTGACGGGGCGCCGATGATCACCATGGGTCAAGGATTTGCGTCGATGAGCGCGCCGACCAAGGATCTGCAGCGGCTCATCCTCACCGGTACACCGGAAAACCCGGTGATCCGCCATGGCGGCAACCCGCTGCTTCGGTGGATGGTGGACAACTTCGCGGTCGCGATGGACCCCGCAGGAAATGTGAAGCCGGACAAGGTGAACGCAGGCGACAAGATCGACGGTGTGGTTGCGCTGATCATGGCCCTATCCCGGGCGATCGCCAACCAGCCGCAAGAGACTGAGGTTTGGGGAATGTTGATGTGA
- a CDS encoding phage portal protein, translating to MNLLDRLKGGRRDRISTIDDYAQLWADFTYNGLSYGYGLTSSGINQTLVGQQTEMAPNTFVGLASHAYAANGVVFACMLVRQLVFSSVRFTYQRLRNGKPSDTFGTPDLRILERPWPNGTTQDLLVRMIQDADLAGNAYLTRQGDEIVRLRPDWVHIAVEERQMRDGRGQIGWRKVGYLYTEGGPGSNNDPVALLPDEVVHFCPIPDPLANFRGMSWLTPILREIQADQAMTRHQRKFFDHGATPNMVIKHDAGATIDKIKKFAQEMKDEFGGVENAYKTLHLYPGADATVVGANLRQIDFKTVRGGGETRIAAAAGVPPVIVGLSEGLAAATYSNYGQARRRLADGTAHPLWQNLAGSLQPILPSQGPDTRLWYDASDVPFLREDEKDAADIAATKAATINSYITAGYEPDSVVAAVEANDLRLLVHSGMYSVQLQQPGQNSAPADAGQLQGGSLNGATVN from the coding sequence GTGAACCTGCTTGACCGGCTCAAAGGCGGGCGGCGCGACCGGATCTCAACTATCGACGACTACGCGCAACTTTGGGCAGACTTCACCTACAACGGGCTGTCCTACGGCTACGGGCTGACCAGCAGCGGCATCAACCAGACCCTGGTCGGCCAGCAGACCGAGATGGCACCAAACACGTTCGTCGGGCTAGCCTCACACGCCTACGCAGCCAACGGCGTGGTGTTCGCCTGCATGCTGGTCCGGCAACTGGTGTTCTCCAGCGTCCGGTTCACCTACCAGCGTCTGCGCAACGGCAAACCCTCTGACACTTTCGGAACTCCAGATCTGCGGATCCTGGAGCGGCCGTGGCCCAACGGCACGACGCAAGACCTGCTGGTGCGGATGATCCAAGACGCCGACCTCGCCGGCAACGCCTACCTGACCCGGCAGGGCGACGAGATCGTGCGGCTGCGCCCGGATTGGGTTCACATCGCGGTTGAAGAACGCCAGATGCGCGACGGGCGCGGCCAAATCGGCTGGCGCAAGGTCGGCTACCTGTACACCGAGGGCGGCCCCGGCTCGAACAACGACCCGGTCGCCCTGCTGCCCGACGAGGTTGTGCACTTCTGCCCGATACCGGATCCGCTCGCCAACTTCCGCGGCATGTCGTGGCTGACGCCGATCCTGCGCGAGATCCAAGCCGACCAGGCCATGACCCGCCACCAGCGGAAGTTCTTCGACCACGGCGCCACACCGAACATGGTGATCAAGCACGACGCTGGGGCGACTATCGACAAGATCAAAAAGTTCGCCCAGGAGATGAAAGACGAGTTCGGGGGCGTCGAAAACGCTTACAAGACACTGCATCTGTATCCCGGCGCCGACGCCACCGTGGTGGGTGCGAACCTGCGGCAGATCGACTTCAAAACCGTGCGGGGCGGCGGCGAGACACGCATCGCCGCGGCGGCCGGTGTCCCACCTGTGATCGTCGGACTGTCCGAGGGGTTGGCGGCCGCCACGTACAGCAACTACGGGCAGGCGCGTCGGCGTCTCGCGGACGGCACCGCGCATCCGCTGTGGCAGAACTTGGCTGGCTCGCTGCAACCGATCCTGCCCAGCCAGGGCCCCGACACCCGGCTTTGGTACGACGCCTCGGATGTTCCGTTCCTGCGCGAGGACGAGAAGGACGCCGCCGACATCGCAGCAACCAAGGCCGCCACGATCAACTCCTACATCACCGCCGGCTACGAGCCGGATTCCGTTGTCGCCGCGGTCGAAGCCAACGATCTGCGCCTGCTGGTGCATTCGGGCATGTACAGCGTGCAGTTACAGCAGCCGGGCCAGAATTCCGCGCCCGCGGACGCAGGCCAGCTCCAAGGAGGTTCACTCAATGGCGCCACGGTCAACTGA
- a CDS encoding HK97 family phage prohead protease has translation MAPRSTEMRREIRPPMAGVRREAPFALRSATDGEPDDGFTLDGYGAVFNRDTIIDSWEGRFRERIAPGSMKRSFRETPPKIQFDHGRHPLIGSLPIAELRSVAEEVDPELAPEGGAHIVGRIFDNWLMMPVRDAIAARAINGMSFRFSVVRESWETADGKPIRDEKQLMEELERTWYEDVPDDQLLVRTLKELKVPEMGPVVWPGLRRYFGRRPVAGYRPGPPRRPRAAQAACTRRVHGGRGAIYG, from the coding sequence ATGGCGCCACGGTCAACTGAGATGCGCCGCGAAATCCGGCCACCGATGGCCGGGGTGCGGCGTGAGGCGCCGTTCGCCCTGCGCTCGGCCACCGATGGCGAGCCGGACGACGGATTCACCCTCGATGGCTACGGTGCGGTCTTCAACCGCGACACCATCATCGACTCGTGGGAGGGCCGCTTCCGCGAGCGGATCGCGCCCGGCAGCATGAAGCGGTCGTTTCGGGAGACGCCGCCGAAGATCCAGTTCGACCACGGCCGCCACCCGTTGATCGGGTCGCTGCCGATCGCCGAGCTGCGCTCGGTCGCAGAGGAAGTCGATCCAGAGCTTGCACCCGAAGGCGGAGCTCATATCGTCGGCCGGATCTTCGACAACTGGCTGATGATGCCGGTGCGTGACGCGATCGCGGCCCGGGCCATCAACGGCATGTCATTCCGGTTCTCGGTGGTGCGTGAGTCGTGGGAAACCGCCGACGGTAAGCCGATCCGCGACGAAAAACAGCTCATGGAGGAGCTGGAGCGCACCTGGTATGAGGACGTGCCCGACGATCAGCTTCTGGTGCGCACGCTCAAGGAGCTGAAGGTTCCCGAGATGGGGCCGGTGGTGTGGCCGGGCCTACGCAGATACTTCGGTCGCCGTCCGGTCGCAGGTTATCGACCTGGGCCGCCTCGACGACCCCGAGCAGCGCAAGCTGCTTGCACGCGCCGTGTTCATGGTGGACGCGGCGCAATCTACGGATGA